From one Halosimplex rubrum genomic stretch:
- a CDS encoding DUF456 domain-containing protein — MQLPALDALPVDLFVIVAFVLLVGGVVGSVTPLVPGGILSLAGVVVYWWASGFAEPNVFVLSGLLFVALIAVATDWLAGAVSAKAGGASTRTTVIATVVGLVGLVWGPLGFLLGTAGTVFVLELADGGEIEGSARAAGVTLLGMLTSSVLQILLTAGVLVAMVGVFLL, encoded by the coding sequence ATGCAACTCCCCGCGCTCGACGCCCTCCCCGTCGACCTGTTCGTGATCGTCGCGTTCGTCCTGCTGGTCGGCGGCGTCGTCGGCAGCGTCACCCCGCTGGTCCCCGGCGGGATCCTCTCGCTCGCCGGCGTCGTCGTCTACTGGTGGGCCAGCGGCTTCGCCGAACCGAACGTCTTCGTCCTCTCGGGGCTGCTGTTCGTCGCGCTGATCGCCGTCGCGACCGACTGGCTCGCCGGCGCCGTCTCCGCGAAGGCCGGCGGCGCCTCGACCCGGACGACCGTGATCGCCACCGTCGTCGGCCTGGTCGGCCTCGTGTGGGGCCCGCTGGGATTCCTCCTCGGCACCGCCGGCACCGTCTTCGTCCTCGAACTGGCCGACGGCGGCGAGATCGAGGGGAGCGCCCGCGCGGCCGGCGTGACGCTACTCGGGATGCTCACCTCCAGCGTCCTCCAGATACTGCTGACCGCCGGCGTCCTCGTCGCCATGGTCGGCGTCTTCCTGCTCTGA
- a CDS encoding DUF7344 domain-containing protein, which produces MTVDDEDELDTAFELLADRRRRAVVEFLRAAPRGALELPALVDAVATECEADPDALASSLHHRHLPKLDDAGVVEFDREEGVVSYDSHPLVERCLDVAQSYRSDQWMHRSSKSD; this is translated from the coding sequence ATGACGGTCGACGACGAGGACGAACTCGATACGGCGTTCGAGTTGCTCGCGGACCGACGGCGAAGAGCGGTCGTCGAGTTCCTCCGCGCGGCGCCCCGCGGGGCGCTGGAACTCCCGGCGCTCGTCGACGCCGTCGCGACGGAGTGCGAGGCGGACCCCGACGCGCTCGCGTCGTCGCTCCACCACCGCCACCTCCCGAAGCTCGACGACGCCGGGGTCGTCGAGTTCGACCGCGAGGAGGGCGTGGTCAGCTACGACTCCCACCCGCTCGTCGAGCGGTGTCTCGACGTGGCCCAGTCCTACCGCTCGGACCAGTGGATGCACCGCTCCTCGAAGTCGGACTGA
- a CDS encoding GNAT family N-acetyltransferase, with product MELTAELSFDHDDRRDIYDYVERHGSVEPRKARRALEMDPRAFGHHVAILKRDGVLLESEGELRIAYEDELEEEFSSDGVQVTIRRAREEDLTGLVGVIRQAIGGGTYVDAETVADVVESEEVLLRHNELQSRVFFVATVDGEVVGWVNLNTHETAKLDHTAELTVGVLDQYRGHGIGSELLERGVEWASDNGYEKIYNSVPDANEGAIEFLEGHGWEVEAVREDHYKIDGEYLDEVMLATTV from the coding sequence ATGGAACTCACAGCGGAGCTCTCGTTCGACCACGACGACCGGCGCGACATCTACGACTACGTCGAGCGTCACGGGTCGGTCGAGCCCCGGAAGGCTCGCCGGGCGCTGGAGATGGATCCGCGGGCGTTCGGCCACCACGTCGCTATCCTCAAGCGCGACGGCGTCCTGCTGGAGTCGGAGGGGGAGTTGCGGATCGCGTACGAGGACGAACTCGAGGAGGAGTTCAGTTCGGACGGGGTGCAGGTGACGATCCGCCGCGCCCGCGAGGAGGACCTGACGGGGCTGGTGGGCGTGATCCGCCAGGCCATCGGCGGCGGCACCTACGTCGACGCCGAGACGGTCGCCGACGTGGTCGAGTCCGAGGAGGTGCTGTTGCGGCACAACGAACTGCAGTCCCGCGTGTTCTTCGTCGCCACCGTCGACGGCGAGGTCGTCGGCTGGGTCAACCTCAACACCCACGAGACGGCGAAACTCGACCACACCGCCGAACTCACCGTCGGCGTCCTCGACCAGTACCGCGGCCACGGCATCGGCAGCGAACTCCTCGAACGCGGCGTCGAGTGGGCCAGCGACAACGGCTACGAGAAGATCTACAACAGCGTCCCCGACGCCAACGAGGGCGCCATCGAGTTCCTCGAAGGCCACGGCTGGGAGGTCGAGGCGGTCCGCGAGGACCACTACAAGATCGACGGCGAGTACCTCGACGAGGTGATGCTCGCGACGACCGTCTGA